The Acidicapsa acidisoli genome contains a region encoding:
- a CDS encoding SGNH/GDSL hydrolase family protein → MKQSGHRLLLKFAILAASVFVPCAHSALIAQTPVSKPEEIEWTWEVRPVHPDPKLPNVLLLGDSITRAYFPEVQRQLTGVANVYLMATSASLGDPRLTRQIEEFSSAEAVSFSLIHFNNGMHGWTYSEKEYQSAFPALLTELHTIAPKAALVWATSTPVRTETQPGPTNARVDARNAIAQAAIQPNGIVLDDQHALMAQHSDLYQDAVHFNDQGAAIQGKQAAQIIRERLAKLPAQ, encoded by the coding sequence ATGAAACAATCAGGTCATAGACTTCTGTTAAAATTCGCCATTCTGGCTGCTTCTGTATTCGTTCCTTGTGCGCACTCCGCACTCATTGCTCAGACGCCTGTCTCGAAGCCGGAAGAGATCGAGTGGACCTGGGAAGTTCGCCCCGTGCATCCTGATCCAAAACTCCCAAATGTTCTCCTGCTCGGCGATTCGATCACGCGGGCGTATTTCCCTGAGGTGCAGCGCCAGCTTACCGGCGTCGCAAATGTCTACCTGATGGCCACATCGGCCTCTCTAGGCGACCCGCGTCTCACGCGCCAGATCGAAGAGTTTTCCTCCGCCGAGGCAGTCAGCTTCAGCCTCATCCACTTCAACAACGGTATGCATGGCTGGACTTATTCCGAGAAGGAGTATCAGTCGGCATTTCCGGCGCTTCTCACCGAACTCCACACAATCGCACCGAAGGCCGCGCTGGTCTGGGCCACATCAACTCCGGTCAGGACGGAAACCCAGCCGGGTCCCACGAATGCCCGGGTCGACGCCAGAAACGCGATCGCACAAGCCGCAATCCAGCCCAACGGAATTGTTCTCGACGACCAGCACGCGCTCATGGCGCAACACTCCGACCTCTACCAGGACGCGGTGCATTTCAACGATCAGGGTGCCGCGATCCAAGGCAAGCAGGCCGCGCAGATCATTCGCGAAAGGCTGGCCAAACTTCCGGCCCAGTAA
- a CDS encoding PadR family transcriptional regulator — MRSTRHVVEAGNVPEMGHFSDPPLLVLASLASGPKHGHAMIEDIAAISGSRLGPGTLYGAIARLEQQGSIEPLPPEERRQPYRITVDGLRVLRARLTTLHHFTKAGLKRLEAL, encoded by the coding sequence ATGCGTAGTACGCGACACGTAGTAGAAGCCGGCAACGTCCCCGAAATGGGCCATTTTTCCGACCCTCCGTTGCTTGTGCTTGCCAGCCTTGCCAGCGGTCCTAAGCACGGCCACGCCATGATCGAAGACATTGCCGCCATCTCCGGCTCGCGCCTCGGCCCCGGCACGCTCTATGGCGCCATCGCCCGCCTGGAGCAGCAAGGCTCGATCGAGCCGCTGCCTCCTGAGGAGCGCCGCCAACCCTATCGCATCACGGTGGACGGTCTGCGCGTCCTTCGCGCCAGACTGACCACTCTGCATCACTTCACCAAAGCCGGCCTCAAGCGGTTGGAGGCTCTATGA
- a CDS encoding gamma-glutamylcyclotransferase family protein, with protein sequence MASYLFTYGTLQPGLAPDCIAHAVNKLRSIGESSIHGELYDLGEYPGAVLNPRSRHQIHGMVFLLPEDANILRQFDDYEGFQIDSPETSLFLRELHPVVLTATGQTLPCWVYVYNGKPDPVRILPNGRFLG encoded by the coding sequence ATGGCCAGCTACCTATTCACCTACGGCACCTTGCAGCCGGGCCTTGCACCAGACTGCATTGCGCACGCGGTCAATAAGCTGCGCTCAATCGGCGAAAGCTCTATCCACGGCGAACTCTACGACCTGGGCGAATATCCCGGCGCAGTCCTCAATCCCCGATCCAGGCACCAGATTCACGGCATGGTATTCCTGCTTCCGGAAGACGCGAATATTCTCCGTCAATTTGACGATTACGAGGGATTCCAGATCGATTCTCCCGAAACCAGCCTCTTCCTGCGCGAGCTGCACCCGGTAGTCCTCACTGCCACTGGTCAAACGCTTCCCTGTTGGGTCTATGTCTATAACGGAAAACCAGACCCCGTGCGAATATTGCCAAATGGGAGATTCTTAGGTTGA
- a CDS encoding helix-turn-helix domain-containing protein, translated as MAKKYRSNAMAAIHETAADLHRVGGIDQKTMRKFDALCLTPIQEMTPEKIRALRVREKASQTVFAAYLNVTPGLVSKWERGEKHPHGASLKLLSLVEKKGLEIVA; from the coding sequence ATGGCTAAGAAATATCGAAGCAACGCCATGGCTGCGATTCATGAAACTGCGGCCGATCTGCATCGCGTTGGGGGAATTGATCAAAAGACGATGCGCAAATTCGATGCACTCTGCCTCACGCCCATTCAAGAGATGACGCCAGAGAAGATTCGTGCATTGCGAGTGCGCGAGAAGGCGAGTCAGACCGTCTTTGCGGCTTATCTCAATGTGACTCCCGGCTTGGTTTCCAAGTGGGAGCGTGGAGAGAAGCATCCTCATGGAGCATCCCTGAAGCTCCTTTCACTGGTCGAGAAAAAAGGGTTGGAGATTGTTGCTTAA
- a CDS encoding type II toxin-antitoxin system RelE/ParE family toxin — protein MKKEPSEEFSAYKSKAFARFAKKARISDADLWRTAWLVNKGVIDADLGGGVIKQRIARHGEGKSGGSRSIILFKKDDRAVFVFGFEKKDLANIKPNELEAFRELAEVLLGYTKAEMTKRVQNGALLNVDEQEERDNG, from the coding sequence ATGAAGAAAGAGCCTTCAGAGGAGTTTTCCGCCTATAAGAGCAAGGCATTTGCACGATTCGCGAAAAAGGCTCGAATCTCCGACGCAGACCTTTGGAGGACGGCTTGGCTAGTCAATAAAGGCGTGATCGATGCCGATCTTGGCGGAGGAGTAATCAAACAACGCATTGCGCGTCATGGAGAAGGGAAGTCGGGTGGTTCACGCTCTATTATTCTCTTCAAGAAAGATGATCGCGCAGTGTTTGTATTCGGCTTTGAGAAGAAGGATCTTGCAAATATTAAGCCTAATGAGCTTGAGGCGTTTCGAGAGCTGGCGGAAGTGCTTCTAGGTTACACGAAAGCGGAGATGACGAAGCGGGTCCAGAATGGTGCGCTGCTCAATGTCGATGAACAGGAGGAGAGAGATAATGGCTAA
- a CDS encoding hemolysin family protein, with product MHGLPLLQIVAVAILILANGFFVAAEFALVSMRDTRIEQMIAAGVPGATSVRQLQRDLDGFLPAVQLGVTLCSLALGWIGEPLAAELFYGWMEGLPHAIVFAHIASVTVGFALITYLHVLLGELVPKSLALRRAENLAIAVAGPMLFFMAVTRPGVRLLQSSARVVLKMFRVSMTAEASAHSPEELKLIATAARRMGVLPAFQERLIHRALEIDEIPVREIMTPRQKIISMPGDTLIDAASASVIDHQHSRVPVYDETRGPEHIIGVVYAKDLARLMHFRRTAGTRSAVAPFVELRVSQVMRDVLMVPETKTVLDLIGEFQQRRRQMAIVVDEYGSTVGVVTVEDAVEQLTGELNDEFDDPARPVLTTASGALLLEGSVNLRDLETQMQWKLPRDGGVETLAGFLLMRLGKIPRGGESIVFEGRRMTVTEMDGRRIKQIRVEPVEKEVVSEYYDT from the coding sequence ATGCACGGTCTGCCACTGCTCCAAATCGTCGCTGTCGCCATCCTGATTCTGGCTAATGGATTCTTCGTGGCAGCGGAGTTTGCGCTGGTTTCTATGCGCGATACGCGGATCGAGCAGATGATCGCCGCCGGCGTTCCCGGAGCCACCTCGGTGCGGCAGTTACAGCGCGATCTGGATGGCTTCCTGCCGGCCGTGCAGCTTGGAGTGACGCTGTGCAGCCTGGCGCTGGGCTGGATCGGCGAGCCGCTGGCGGCTGAGCTTTTTTACGGATGGATGGAAGGGCTGCCGCACGCCATTGTCTTTGCGCATATCGCCTCGGTGACGGTGGGGTTTGCGCTGATCACCTACCTCCATGTGCTGCTGGGCGAGCTGGTGCCGAAGTCGCTGGCGCTGCGCCGGGCTGAGAATCTGGCCATTGCCGTGGCCGGGCCGATGCTCTTTTTCATGGCCGTGACGCGCCCGGGAGTTCGGCTGCTGCAGAGCTCGGCGCGGGTTGTGCTGAAGATGTTTCGCGTGTCGATGACGGCGGAGGCATCGGCGCACTCGCCCGAGGAGTTGAAGCTGATTGCGACAGCGGCGCGGCGGATGGGCGTTCTGCCGGCGTTTCAGGAGCGGCTGATTCACCGTGCGCTGGAGATTGACGAAATTCCTGTGCGCGAGATTATGACGCCGCGCCAGAAGATCATTTCGATGCCTGGGGACACGCTGATTGACGCGGCGAGCGCGTCGGTGATCGACCATCAGCACTCACGGGTTCCGGTCTACGACGAGACGCGCGGGCCGGAACACATTATCGGCGTGGTTTACGCGAAGGACCTGGCGCGGCTGATGCACTTTCGGCGCACGGCGGGCACTCGGTCGGCTGTCGCTCCGTTTGTCGAACTGCGGGTGAGCCAGGTAATGCGGGATGTGTTGATGGTTCCGGAGACGAAGACGGTGCTCGATCTGATCGGGGAGTTTCAGCAGCGGCGGCGGCAGATGGCGATTGTGGTGGACGAATACGGTTCGACAGTCGGTGTGGTGACGGTGGAAGACGCCGTCGAGCAGTTGACCGGCGAGTTAAACGACGAATTTGACGACCCCGCGCGGCCCGTGCTGACCACGGCGTCAGGAGCGTTGCTCTTGGAAGGCAGCGTCAACCTGCGCGATCTGGAGACACAGATGCAATGGAAGCTTCCTCGCGATGGCGGCGTGGAGACGCTGGCCGGGTTTCTGCTGATGCGGCTGGGGAAGATTCCACGCGGTGGCGAAAGCATCGTCTTCGAAGGACGGCGTATGACGGTTACGGAGATGGATGGTCGGCGCATCAAACAGATTCGCGTAGAGCCAGTGGAGAAAGAAGTGGTTTCAGAATACTATGATACTTAG
- a CDS encoding efflux RND transporter periplasmic adaptor subunit, giving the protein MAARKKGRIWLWISIVVVVVLVGAGAGIAHLASGTRLDPNKIGKVTRGDVAKSVVATGKITPITQVEVKSKASGIVQQLFVDINNVVRKGQPLAQLDQQEISDQVAAQRAQLAAQQANVTNFEAAIEQDKVNAAAPDLPMYKVTLDRNNEMVKQGLVPQQNLDNANRDYLAALTKRDASKAQIGVDNAKLKQALAQVQQSEASLKQLEEQLGYTTIVAPMDGVVLSRDVEIGDAVSSILVLGSTATLVMTVGDTTEVYVKGKVDEADIAHVYMGQPARIKVESFRDRYFQGKVTKISPMGVEKDNVTTFEVRVSINNPGGELKAQMTANAEILLDEHKNVLTVPENAVIYDNMKNASVEIPDKAQKEGKRKIPVKVGLSNGSVTELLSGLKEGDQVVLQ; this is encoded by the coding sequence GTGGCTGCAAGAAAAAAGGGTCGAATCTGGCTCTGGATCAGCATCGTCGTAGTCGTGGTTCTCGTCGGAGCAGGCGCCGGCATCGCTCATCTCGCCTCCGGCACCCGGCTCGATCCCAACAAGATCGGAAAGGTCACCCGCGGAGACGTCGCAAAATCCGTCGTCGCCACGGGCAAAATCACGCCGATCACCCAGGTTGAGGTTAAGTCCAAGGCTTCCGGCATCGTGCAGCAGCTCTTTGTCGACATCAACAATGTTGTCCGCAAGGGTCAGCCGCTCGCCCAGCTTGACCAGCAGGAGATCTCAGACCAGGTCGCCGCTCAGCGCGCTCAACTCGCCGCCCAGCAGGCCAACGTCACCAACTTCGAAGCAGCCATCGAGCAGGATAAGGTCAACGCCGCCGCTCCCGACCTTCCCATGTATAAGGTCACTCTCGACCGCAACAACGAGATGGTCAAGCAGGGCCTCGTACCCCAGCAAAACCTTGACAACGCCAACCGCGACTACCTCGCCGCCCTCACCAAGCGCGACGCCTCCAAAGCTCAGATCGGCGTCGACAACGCCAAGCTCAAGCAGGCACTCGCCCAGGTGCAGCAGAGCGAAGCCAGCCTCAAGCAGCTCGAAGAGCAGCTCGGCTACACCACTATCGTCGCACCCATGGACGGCGTCGTTCTCTCGCGCGACGTCGAAATCGGCGACGCAGTCAGCTCCATCCTTGTCCTCGGCTCCACGGCCACACTCGTCATGACTGTGGGCGACACCACCGAGGTCTACGTCAAGGGCAAAGTAGACGAAGCCGACATCGCCCACGTCTACATGGGCCAGCCTGCGCGCATCAAGGTTGAAAGCTTCCGCGACCGTTACTTCCAGGGCAAGGTCACCAAGATCTCACCGATGGGCGTCGAAAAAGACAACGTCACTACTTTTGAAGTCCGCGTCTCGATCAATAACCCCGGCGGAGAACTCAAAGCACAGATGACCGCCAACGCCGAAATCCTCCTCGACGAACACAAGAACGTGCTCACCGTCCCGGAGAATGCGGTGATCTACGACAACATGAAGAACGCCTCCGTCGAAATCCCCGACAAGGCCCAGAAAGAGGGCAAGCGTAAGATTCCTGTCAAGGTCGGCCTCTCCAACGGGTCGGTTACCGAATTGCTCAGCGGCCTCAAGGAAGGCGACCAGGTCGTGCTCCAGTAA
- a CDS encoding DUF4097 family beta strand repeat-containing protein gives MKHWIPATVPVLGLVFALSAIPALASEATFERTLSVSGAVTLHISTGSGYIHIKPGSDDKVHVFGRVKSSGFGGSEDRVRDIAAHPPIEQTGSILRIGGHQENMHNISIDYEVEAPARAFLDAGSGSGDITDDGVGVNARLNTGSGTIHATGLKESFTVETGSGDIYAEQSGSGDIKANTGSGTIEIKNISGGLRAQTGSGDIKLGGQAKADWRVTTGSGSVELWPDHSGFTLDASTGSGDIKTDHEMLVQGSIESHHHITGKINGGGPTVRVETGSGDIRVH, from the coding sequence ATGAAGCATTGGATTCCCGCAACTGTCCCAGTACTAGGTCTCGTATTCGCTCTCAGCGCAATCCCGGCGCTGGCCAGCGAGGCTACCTTCGAACGCACGCTCTCCGTTTCCGGCGCAGTTACGCTGCACATCTCGACCGGCTCTGGTTACATCCATATCAAGCCCGGCTCCGATGACAAGGTGCATGTCTTCGGCCGCGTCAAATCGTCCGGCTTCGGCGGCAGCGAAGACCGCGTCCGCGACATCGCCGCGCATCCGCCGATTGAGCAGACCGGCAGCATCCTCCGTATCGGCGGGCACCAGGAGAACATGCACAACATCTCCATCGATTACGAAGTCGAAGCCCCAGCCCGCGCGTTTCTCGATGCCGGTTCGGGCTCAGGAGACATCACCGATGACGGCGTCGGCGTCAACGCCCGCCTGAACACCGGCTCCGGCACCATCCACGCCACTGGCCTCAAAGAGAGCTTTACCGTTGAAACCGGCTCAGGAGATATCTACGCTGAGCAATCCGGCTCTGGCGACATTAAGGCCAACACCGGCTCCGGCACCATCGAAATCAAGAACATCTCTGGCGGCCTGCGCGCCCAGACTGGCTCCGGAGACATCAAGCTTGGCGGTCAGGCTAAAGCAGACTGGCGCGTTACTACCGGTTCTGGCAGCGTCGAACTCTGGCCTGACCACTCCGGATTCACGCTCGACGCCTCAACTGGCTCAGGTGATATCAAAACCGACCACGAAATGCTCGTGCAAGGTTCGATAGAGAGCCACCACCACATCACAGGCAAAATCAACGGAGGCGGCCCCACAGTGCGGGTCGAAACCGGCTCCGGAGACATCCGCGTCCACTAG
- a CDS encoding DUF4870 domain-containing protein: MSETVHTGISDNSLGAVSYLTLIPAIVFLAIAPYNRSAYVRFHSWQSIIVGAIAFLVNFVLSSLMQSTSFVSPRVFLTLSALIGVAYMLVMILCAVRALNGKLFKLPLVGAWAERQANR, from the coding sequence GTGTCCGAAACTGTCCACACCGGTATTTCTGACAACTCCCTTGGAGCCGTCAGCTACCTCACTCTAATTCCTGCGATCGTCTTCCTGGCTATCGCCCCTTACAACCGGAGTGCATACGTGCGCTTCCATTCCTGGCAATCCATCATCGTCGGCGCGATCGCGTTCCTCGTCAACTTCGTCCTTAGTTCCCTGATGCAGTCGACCTCGTTCGTCAGCCCGCGTGTATTTCTCACTCTCAGCGCATTGATCGGCGTCGCTTATATGCTCGTCATGATCCTTTGCGCAGTCCGCGCCCTCAACGGCAAACTCTTCAAGCTCCCTTTGGTCGGTGCCTGGGCCGAACGCCAGGCAAACCGTTAA
- the pulA gene encoding pullulanase-type alpha-1,6-glucosidase has protein sequence MRFRTSIPRLPGKAVYMLALLLCILASSSVLAWSDPAIPAGHIRVHYFRPDGNYSGWTIYAFDNTTENTGNYGGGPVQVTGTDSYGAYFDVGVTTGAQEVGIIIHNPTASGGDQKDTPNNLFVDPSTQGFEYWAYSGIAKLYTSPINLTNPTAILPGYVRVHYHRTDGNYSGWTIYAFFDTTEFAGDYNSGLVPVTNTDSYGAYFDVAVVANAQNLGLIIHNPSASGGDQKDPGPNEFVDPTTEGFEYWGYTGIGKLYKSQPSLTNPNALLPGYARIHYYRPDGNYANWSVYAFNDTAEYTGDYNDGLTFVTSMDTYGAYFDISLIPNAQNLGFIIHNTATGTKDPGPNMNLDVATNLQAWAISGNATVFTSTPTPTQILDSLLNVEQAYWLDRQRVAIQPQFAQSGDTYVLSSSLTGGLSVTPTGITGGTTIPLTAGGTLTADELLRYPQLSGYTVLQLPATTTVAALQTFLQGQLAFSAIGSNGSLQYATGIQDAGVLDDLYYYPGKLGVLFHRDEATWSDWPEDENYAIKLKLWAPTAQSVSLQLFDHEADTTPSATVPMHEHNGVWVAGGDASWKDKYYLYSVKVWVPSDSAVDTNVTSDPYSIDIALNGTKSRITDLDSDETKPQGWDEQNSPSLRSFSDLSLYELHVRDFSINDPTVPAAHRGYYEAFDDQTSNGMKHLRSLVQSGLKAVHILPSFHFASVNEDKSTWVIPSGLAAFPPDGTQQQAAVTASQSNPAYNWGYDPVHYMTPEGSYAINPDNRVREYRVMVKGLHKAGLRVVQDVVFNHTNASGEGPNSNLDEVVPNYYHRLDASGNLETGSCCPDTASEHKMMEKLIIDSLLLNARQYKIDGFRFDILSFMFTYNITDIQKALQALTVEKDGVDGSKIYLYGEGFNFGDTVNNQIGPNASQVNLYGFGVGTFNDRIRDGTRGGSPFTDERVQGFATGVFTDPSDFTNSTLSSSQQQSQLLQYSDWIDVGLTGNLRDFTFMDSAGATVTGAQISYNGQPTGYTKSPIEAVNYASVHDNQDLFDAVQLKSSFSDTIATRARRQIMGMSLITLGQAIPFYQGGDDLLRSKDMDQNSYNSGDWFNKIDWSGQTANWGIGLPIASQNQSQWPIMTPLLSNPAYTPLPANIAYSQAAFNELLQIRYSSDLFHMATLEEIQQNLTFLNTGPSQTPGLIAMKLDANGGHYGAYKHIVVLFNATNASVTFTDSRLQGLALRLHPVQQNSADPTTKLSTFNSKAGTATVPAMTTAVFVAESE, from the coding sequence ATGAGATTCCGGACTTCCATACCGCGCCTTCCTGGCAAGGCCGTGTACATGCTCGCGCTTTTGCTTTGCATTCTCGCATCGTCCTCGGTCCTTGCGTGGTCCGATCCTGCGATCCCCGCAGGCCACATCCGCGTTCACTACTTTCGCCCGGACGGCAACTACAGCGGCTGGACAATCTATGCCTTCGACAACACCACCGAAAACACCGGCAACTACGGCGGCGGCCCTGTTCAGGTGACCGGAACCGACAGCTATGGAGCCTACTTTGACGTCGGCGTGACCACCGGCGCGCAGGAAGTCGGAATCATCATCCACAACCCCACCGCCTCAGGCGGCGACCAGAAGGACACCCCCAACAATCTCTTCGTCGATCCTTCAACGCAGGGCTTCGAGTACTGGGCCTATTCCGGCATAGCCAAGCTCTACACATCGCCGATTAACCTGACCAATCCCACCGCCATTCTGCCCGGATACGTCCGCGTTCACTACCACCGCACGGACGGCAATTACAGCGGATGGACGATCTACGCCTTCTTCGATACAACCGAATTCGCAGGCGATTACAACAGCGGCCTCGTGCCTGTAACCAATACCGACTCATACGGCGCATACTTCGATGTAGCAGTCGTCGCCAACGCCCAGAATCTCGGCCTTATCATCCACAATCCCTCGGCATCCGGCGGCGATCAGAAAGACCCAGGTCCGAATGAGTTTGTCGATCCCACGACCGAAGGCTTCGAATACTGGGGCTACACCGGAATCGGCAAGCTCTACAAGAGCCAGCCGAGCCTCACCAATCCCAACGCACTGTTGCCCGGCTATGCCCGCATTCACTACTACCGGCCCGACGGCAACTACGCCAACTGGTCCGTCTACGCCTTTAACGACACCGCCGAATACACCGGCGACTACAACGACGGGCTTACCTTCGTCACCAGCATGGACACCTACGGCGCATACTTCGACATCAGCCTCATTCCCAACGCGCAAAACCTCGGATTCATCATTCACAACACCGCGACCGGCACAAAAGACCCCGGCCCCAACATGAACCTCGACGTCGCCACCAACCTGCAAGCCTGGGCCATCTCCGGCAATGCCACAGTCTTCACGTCGACGCCGACACCAACCCAGATCCTCGACAGCCTGCTCAACGTGGAGCAGGCCTACTGGCTCGATCGCCAGCGGGTCGCCATCCAGCCGCAGTTCGCGCAAAGCGGAGATACTTACGTACTTAGTTCGAGCCTCACGGGCGGCCTTTCCGTGACTCCAACCGGCATCACCGGCGGCACAACCATTCCGCTCACCGCCGGCGGAACGCTTACCGCCGATGAACTCCTTCGCTATCCACAACTAAGCGGCTACACCGTCCTCCAACTCCCCGCCACCACAACAGTCGCAGCACTGCAAACCTTCCTCCAAGGTCAGCTCGCCTTCTCCGCCATCGGCTCCAACGGCTCGCTGCAATACGCCACCGGCATCCAGGACGCAGGCGTCCTCGACGACCTCTACTACTACCCCGGCAAACTCGGCGTCCTCTTTCATCGTGATGAAGCCACCTGGTCCGACTGGCCCGAAGACGAAAACTACGCCATCAAGCTCAAACTATGGGCGCCCACCGCGCAATCCGTCTCGCTCCAGCTCTTCGATCACGAAGCCGACACCACCCCTTCCGCCACGGTTCCCATGCACGAACACAACGGCGTCTGGGTAGCCGGCGGCGATGCAAGCTGGAAGGACAAGTACTACCTCTACAGCGTCAAAGTCTGGGTCCCATCCGACTCCGCAGTCGACACCAACGTCACCAGCGATCCCTACTCCATCGACATCGCTCTCAACGGTACAAAGAGCCGCATTACCGACCTAGACTCCGACGAAACCAAGCCCCAGGGATGGGACGAACAAAACTCCCCGTCCCTCCGCAGCTTCAGCGATCTAAGTCTCTACGAACTCCATGTCCGCGACTTCAGCATCAACGACCCCACCGTCCCCGCAGCCCATCGCGGCTATTACGAAGCCTTCGACGACCAGACCTCCAACGGCATGAAGCATCTCCGCTCCCTCGTGCAGAGCGGCCTGAAAGCCGTCCATATTCTGCCGTCCTTCCACTTCGCCAGCGTCAACGAAGATAAGTCCACCTGGGTCATTCCCAGCGGCCTCGCCGCCTTCCCGCCCGACGGAACGCAGCAACAGGCCGCCGTCACCGCCAGCCAATCGAACCCCGCATATAACTGGGGCTACGATCCCGTCCATTACATGACTCCGGAGGGCAGCTACGCCATCAACCCCGACAACCGCGTCCGCGAATACCGCGTCATGGTCAAAGGCCTCCACAAAGCCGGCCTCCGCGTCGTCCAGGACGTAGTCTTCAACCACACCAACGCCAGCGGCGAAGGCCCCAACTCCAACCTCGACGAAGTCGTGCCCAACTACTATCACCGTCTCGACGCCAGCGGAAACCTCGAAACCGGCTCCTGCTGCCCCGACACCGCCAGCGAACACAAAATGATGGAGAAGCTCATCATCGACTCGCTCCTGCTCAACGCTCGCCAGTACAAAATCGACGGCTTCCGCTTCGACATCCTGAGCTTCATGTTCACCTACAACATCACCGACATCCAGAAAGCCCTGCAAGCGCTCACCGTTGAGAAAGACGGCGTCGACGGCAGCAAAATCTACCTCTACGGCGAAGGCTTCAACTTCGGCGACACGGTCAACAACCAGATCGGCCCCAACGCCTCGCAGGTCAATCTCTACGGCTTCGGCGTCGGCACCTTCAACGACCGTATCCGCGACGGCACGCGCGGCGGCAGCCCCTTCACCGACGAGCGCGTCCAGGGCTTCGCCACCGGCGTCTTCACCGACCCGAGCGACTTCACCAACAGCACGCTCTCATCCAGCCAGCAGCAATCGCAGCTCCTCCAATACTCCGACTGGATCGACGTCGGCCTCACCGGCAACCTGCGCGACTTCACCTTCATGGACAGCGCCGGAGCCACCGTTACCGGCGCCCAGATCAGCTACAACGGCCAGCCCACCGGCTACACCAAGAGCCCCATCGAAGCCGTCAACTACGCCTCCGTCCACGACAATCAGGACCTCTTCGATGCCGTCCAGTTGAAGTCCAGCTTCAGCGACACCATCGCCACCCGCGCCCGTCGCCAGATCATGGGCATGAGCCTCATCACCCTCGGCCAGGCAATCCCCTTCTACCAGGGCGGCGACGACCTCCTGCGCTCCAAAGACATGGATCAGAACAGCTACAACTCCGGCGACTGGTTCAACAAGATCGACTGGTCCGGCCAAACCGCCAACTGGGGCATAGGCCTGCCCATCGCCAGCCAGAACCAGAGCCAGTGGCCCATCATGACACCGCTGCTCAGCAACCCCGCCTACACTCCGCTGCCCGCCAATATCGCCTACAGCCAGGCAGCGTTTAACGAACTGCTGCAAATCCGCTATAGCTCAGACCTCTTCCACATGGCCACCCTCGAAGAGATCCAGCAAAACCTCACCTTCCTCAACACCGGCCCAAGCCAGACCCCTGGCCTGATCGCGATGAAGCTCGACGCCAACGGCGGCCACTACGGCGCCTACAAACACATCGTCGTACTCTTCAACGCCACCAATGCCTCCGTCACCTTTACCGACAGCCGCCTGCAGGGCCTCGCACTCCGCCTGCACCCTGTCCAGCAAAACTCCGCCGACCCCACAACGAAGCTCTCAACCTTCAACTCCAAAGCAGGCACAGCAACGGTCCCCGCCATGACCACAGCCGTATTCGTAGCCGAATCCGAATAA